The Anolis sagrei isolate rAnoSag1 chromosome 6, rAnoSag1.mat, whole genome shotgun sequence genome includes the window tttaagattgcttgcacactgcacttaccctaaaatcggatataccacctgtcacatcagcacttttaatctgtacccattacattggcccggccccagttttattgtgttttggcgtattgtttttgttgtttttgatattgctttaattgtttttgatttgctttaagttgtgtatttattATGCtatgtttgaggccttggcctttgtaagccgcatcaagtccttcgggagatgctagtggggtacaaataaagttaataataataataataataataataataataataaggtgggCATGCCCCAAAGGAACGGAATTGAAAGGCCGCATCTTAAATTTCTTGCTGAGGATTAATGAGTGTCctcatatgtattgtcgaaagctttcatggctggaatcactgggttgctgtgagtcttccgggctgtatggccatgttcctgaaacattctctcctgacgttttgtccacatctatgtcttgattattttatttatttatttatttattagacttgtataccgccactcccaatttggctcggagcggtttacagcagtaaattaaaacaatacaaccaactttaaaatacaataaacacgagaaccgacatagtcccgagttattcacccattgaaagcgattagccgttcagcagtggaactctctgccccggagtgtggtggaagctccttctttggaagcttttaaacagagactggatggctatctgtcaggggtgctttgaatgcaatattcctgcttcttgttagggggttgggctggatggcccatgagttctcttccaactctatgattctttgattctatgatttaatggccttgcagtttcaaggcctggctggttgctgcctgtgggaatcctttgttgttaGATATtagctggctaccagtattttttttaaaaaaaactctaaaatcaggacagtacataaagaggaacactcaaaaaagcaggggaattccagacaataatcagtcagggccagccaacaccttccaacaaatgattcctccaggcaggaagcagacaggctctgtttaaaaacctccaaagtagGTGCCTCCACActcccaaggcagagagttccactgttgaatagctctaatggtcaggaagttcttcctaatgttcaggtggaatctcctttcctgtagtttgaacccattgctccgagtcctagaaaacaagcctgctccccctttgttatgacatcctttcaaatatttaaacatggctattctctgaatttattattatttattcatttacaacatttatatgccgcccttctcaccctgaaggggactcagagcggcttacaagtaacaagtaaatacaatatattatataattaccatagcacaatattaatattatatattacattgtactataacattatactgtaatattattagtaatccTCTTTTAGCTTCTCTATAGCCAACAATTGGAAAGCTGGGGCTTGTGAGTTCGGAAGGAGCTTTGGGAGTTCTCAGTGAGGGAGATCGAAGTCTcggccaaactacaaatcccagcattctgtAAGATtcagacatggcaattaaagtggagccATGGCACAAAAACTATGTGATTGAAAAGGGCCCATAGTCCATCAAATGTCCAGGCTCTGGCCTTGCAGTCTCAAGAGTCGCTGAAATCTCcagttctccttctttctttttttaatcttccTCAGTTGTTGGAGGCTGTGTGTTTCCGGGGCCCCAGGAATAACCCCCAGGCGCATTTGGCAATCCTCTCCCGCTACTTCACCGTCATGGGATACCAGCTCGTAGGTAGGCAAAAAGGGACCACAGATTCTCTCTCTTGAGCTGCTCTATTTCCCTACAAATAAGACTGGGCCTTTTATTAATGTTTGATCTAAAAGACAGACAcattagggcttattttcagggtatcTTCCCGATTTCCAGTTTACActtcttttgtttgtttcagaGATCACTGCACACCTATGCACGTCCAACCCGCCAAGCCCTCGACGCCACAGCGAAGGGGAGGACGAGGTGGAAGAGCCCTCAACCCCTCCTGAACTCTGTAAGCCCCCCTCAAGCCTGGGCAGGTCTATAGTAGAGCAGAGTTGCTTCCCATGTCCGCAGGAAGGGTGAGTGCCTGCTTGCGCCCATCTCTTTTTCCACCCCATTAAACCAAAATGGGTAATGGCACCTTCTTTTCTCATGTCCAGGGATTTCCAGGAGCACCACTCAGGCAGCCAAGAAACAGGTACCTCTTGTTCTTCTCTCTGACTCTTTTTTCCAACAACAACCCGTTGACGTATGAATTTCCAGAAGCAAATACGAGATGCAAATCAGTCACACAATTCCCCTCTTTGTGTCACTGATCACATTCACATTtgcaaagaattattattattattattattattattattattcgtgtcaggagcagaccaaacagttgcattaaattttttaacaaacaaacaaagagaacacaaagtttgcaagcttggtagttgattaaatgtcctttgaccaatatctggccccttggagtgcctctggtgttgccacaaggaggtccttcattgtgcatgttgcagggctcaggttgcattgcaccaggtggtcagtggtttgctcctctccacacttgcatgtcgtggagtccactttgtggccccatttcttaaggttggctctgcatctcgtggtgccagagcgcagtatgttcagcgccttccaaatcgcccagctttctgtgtgcccaggagggagtctaatttggtatcagccattgattgaggttctgggtttgagcctgccacttttggattctcgcttgctggggtgttccagcaagtgtctctgtagatcttagaaaactatttcttgatttaagtcattgacgtgctgtctgatatccaaacagggggtgtgctggagatgtcactgccttggtcctttcactattgattgctacttcccggccaccatctcccccaatggggactcagggcgtctCACATGAatccaagcccaaacaacaaattacaataaaataaaataaacaacattgcaaTAAAGTACaaagcatataaatacaataagcaatatacacaaagcataagaaagcaataaacaacataatgacagtgagcaggCCGGCTGGGGCTCTGCATCAGAATGGCAAAGAAAGCTAGATTGGGAACTAGACTTTTGGTCCGTGGCAGTTTTGAGTGGACTCTGTGCCATTCCGTTCCTGGCACTTGCTTCTCCCTATCCCTTCTTCTAGTTGTGTCTCTGCCCTTATATTCCTCCATGTCCCAGTTTCCTGAAATGTCTGCCTCTACTAAATGGATAATGGGCTAGAAAGTGCGAGATCATCACAAGGAAGATGTGACTCCTTCACTTTATTTACAGTAGAAGTTCTTGACTTTTCTtgccagccctccatatttgaggatttgattaaaatgttctttatagGAGACTCTAGAtcacagctttccaaacttttcatgtggGTGACAGGCTTTGGAGACATGCACCTTTCGCAACATGGTCATTCAGTTttactgacgtttcacctgcatctagggcaagcatcctctgaggtgaaacgtcaggagagaatgcctctagaacatggccgtatagcccgaaaaaacctacaacaacttagtTAATGTTCTTCCCCATCCAAGTTAATAGACACCCTGAAATACATTCACAGATGGTTGGTGGAGGGTTCTGTTGACTCCAGATTACGAATCCCTGGTTTTGAGAGAATACCATCTTGCATTCATAGGCAGAACATTGAACCCCCAGCCTTCCTGTGTTTCTCTCAGTCCAAAGAGAGAGAATGCAACAAAATTCctagtccaaaaaaaaaatccttcactTTGCTATCCAGGGTAAGGGGGGTGGGGATTGAGACGCAAGTGTCCTCACCTTTCTATCTTCTCTGCAGATGACAGCATGGACATGGTGCTGGATTCGAGCAGTGAGCAAGAGAGCTCTCCTTTCAGGAAGGTGAGGAAAGGGCCAAGGAGGAGAGGGGTGCAAGCCTTGACATGGTTGTTGGGAGGAAATGGCAATGGGACTTCTGCAAAGACTGCAGTTTGGCTCCATCCCCAATTCAACAAGCCTGTGCAAGGGGAGGAAGTCTTAAACCGCTCCCCTTTGGGTCTGGCCCTGTTTGGCGCTGCAGTGGCCCTGACcgccctccctttccccccacaGGGTGAATACCAGTGCACCCAGCACAACACCCTCATCCCCACCTTCCAGGAGCACCTCTGGGGCCCTGGGAGTCGGTGAGTGACCGCTtgaccactcccccccccccccggaagtgtGGGCAGGCCTCTCCGGCCCAAGGGCCATTTCCTCACAGCTGTTCCCCACCTGCATGTACACTCTCACCGTCATATCTGTACACACCACTGAGTCACAGCATGCACCATTTGGGCAGTTTGTGTACCCTTTGGCTTTTGGGGCTGTGGTCCAACTCCATCTCTAGGAATGGTTTGAAGACGTTGAAGTGCTCCTAAATGAGGGAGGGGAGATCCCAATGCATGCCATTGGTGACTTTGTGGTCCTCTTGAGCGTATCAGACTGCAAGCCGAGGTTTAATTTAAAGCAGACCGAAAATTCGTGTTGATACTATTCCAttgagcccccggtagcacagcggGTTCAGCCATTGAGCAGCTGAGCTTGCTcagagagctggaagagacccccaagggtcatccgcCAACCTGCGTGGCCACATCTGTGTATGAAACCatgcaatctcttcgatcatctggagaggccctgctctcactcccacctcctttgcaggcgcaattgatggggacgagggagagtgccttctctatggtggccccccgactctggaactcactccccaaggatatcagacattggcaatctttaggaggagacTGAAAACGttgctgttccggtgtgccttccctaaataaatgaaacaatcccctgcaaaatatcctgagaagcactttaattacccgttgggttgctctctacTTTTGGTtcaaaaccctcctactagatacatcctctgttcatgtccagcatttattttttaaagttttaagtaCTACTTCTATTAAttgtatagtttttttaaaatcattgtgTGTTCTGTTTATATATGagtaatattaattgtattgtttattttgcttattgcttgtttttattgatgtgttgttgggcttggcctcatgtaagctgctccaagtcctcttggggggatggtggcagggtataaataaagtattattattattattgggttgttgtaggtttttccgagctatatggccatgttctagaggcattttctcctgacgtttcacctgcatctatggcaagcatcctcagaggtagtgagatgcttgccatagatgcaggcgaaacgtcaggaaaaaatgcctctagaacatggccatgtagcccggaaaaacctacaacaacccagtgattccgaccatgaaagccttcgacaatacattattattattatccagtccaacccctactaCACAGAAATTCACAATTGGCACACTCCTTACAGTTGGCCATAgggccacagtggtgcaacaggtcaaaccgttgagctgctgatcTTACTGACCGGAATGGCAGCTCAGAttcatgggacagggtgagctcctgctattagtcctagctcctgccaacctagtagtttgaaaacatgcaaatgtgagtagatcaataggtactgctccaatgggaagataatgacactccatgcagtcatgcccgccatgtgaccttggaggtgtctacggacaacactggctcttcaccttggaaatggagatgagcacaaccccccagagtagaacacaagtagacttaatatcaaggggaaacctttaccttttactcttCCATTTCCTTCAAAAGGCCATTCATAGATGCCTCATTGGGGTGCCTTACCAATTGGAAGTTCCCTGTCCCAACCTTAACctgtttctccttttctcccttctcaatAGGTGTGTTAGGTGCTTGGACTCACTCACCTGTCCCGAAACCTGACCCACCTTCTCTTCTTTGTTCCTGAAACGCACAGATCTTCCTAGTTCCTTCGAGTTTGTTTAAAGCTTTATTCAATAAACATGGTTAAACCTTCTACTCAATATCTCTGATTGTCTTTTCCAATTTGTCAAGAGGCAAGTGAATACAAAGCTCATTCCCTCCTCACTAGCGGAGGAGAGCGAACCCTGCTCTCTTTTGGTCTTTGGAAACAAAAGATGGAATGCTGTAAGGCAACAACTATCCTACAACATGGAAAACTACATTTCTCCCCTTTGATCAAGGAGTGGGGAAGAAATTAGCGTTCGTTGGAATCATAAATACGATGGAGTGAAatggttttgaaaaatatttctcaAGAATTTGGCTGCCTagatcaggcattggcaaacttggtccctccaggtgctttggactccaactcccatcattcctaacagcctcaggccccttccttttccccctcagccgcttaagcggctgagggggaaaaggaaagggcctgaggctgttaggaatggtgggagttggagtccaaaacacctggagggaccaagttggcccatgcctggcctaggtgCTTCTGGGAATTGATATTCCAAAACATCGGCATGGTCAATTGTAGAGAACTACAGATTTGGAGAGACCAAAAAACATTTGCTGTATAGGGTTggaaatgacagctcccagaattcttgggaATCTGCATCCTAAAGAATTAACTGCAGAGGAATAGTTTTGGCCATGTATGGTCTGGGCAAACAGGTCCATCCCTGTGTGATTCTACCATCTTATACGGCACTCTCCACTACTCCAAGTCCAATCTTTTcaccaggaggaaaggagagggaggctCAGGGCTGGTCCGAATCCCTGAAGATGGGGTTGGCTTGCTGGGTGACCCGGATGAAGGTGGTCCTGCGGCTGAGCTCCTTCAGCTTTGCGGCCCCCACGTAGGTGCAGGTGGAGCGGATGCCCCCCAGGACGTCCCTCACGGTGTGCTCCACGTCGCCCTTGAAGGGCACCTCCACCACCTTCCCTTCCGAGGCCCTGCGGATCAGAGAAAGAGGGCTGAAAAGGCCTATAGGCTTTAGATTCACATTCAAGGACCCAGCAATCCCTTGACCATCTCatttctgctatatttttgggtaCGTTTTCCCTAACACCTCTTCTATTTACagtgcgcccgtaccttgggaagtcggatctggccacagtggtccacgctcttgttacatcccgattagattactgcaacgcactctacgtggggttgcctttgaagactgttcggaaacttcaattagtccagcgagaggcggccagagtactcaccggagcgtcatacagggagcataccacccctctgctatgtcagctccactggctgccgatccaattccgagcacaattcaaagtgttggttttgacctacaaaaccctatacggttccggcccagcgtatctgtccaaacagatctccctctacgtcccacctgctctcagccccgcctctatcacaagtgagattggcggggacgagtagcagggccttctcggtggtggcccctcacctgtggaattcactccccggggaagttagatcagcgacatcctgACTGATAGGAATAGTCAATGTAGAATGAAATATGGTTGAACGCGGAGCTTGAGATTGGTTtactgactgtgatatatattgattgtttttaactgttataactgttttaattgctgtttttatacgtttatctgtattatttatttatttacttacttactttgcttctatattgctgttctcagcccgaaggcgactcacagcggttcacaagacacagaacacagcagaattcaacaccaatataaaacagttaacaacctaatctaatatacaattaatacacaattactacgataaccattcactggcgtctcgtcactaaaaacatgatccagatttgtcatcattgttccattcctatgtcattaccagtctttgcactaattattcgaacgcctgcacaaataaccaggtctttacttttttgcggaagaccattagagatggtgctaatctaatatctgtgggaagggcgttccacagccggggagccaccaccgagaaggccctgtctctcgtccccgccagccgtgcttgtgaagctggcaggatcgagagcaggacctccccggaagatctcaaatttctggtgggttcataggccgagatgcggtcggaaaggtattgtgcaggcatcaaattgtgcctttttgtaagctgccctgagtcccccctcgggggttgagaagggcgaggtagaagtacacaaaataaataaataaataaatatttagtcagataccaaatgtacaagttctcccacttaaaaagatgagagaggcctgtgattgacatcataggtagacctcaactatgagagacaacatgagaaaatgcATCCAGAAAATGACATTTCCCCCACAACATTCCTGCCAACAGTCCCTAGAAGAGAAGATAAAGTCACTATTTATTTGCCGTCTTCATACTCTGCCTTTCCCTGAGCTCTGTTTCAAGGACAACAGCTTTTCCCATCAGGCCACCGTACCGATATTCGGCAACACCTCCGGCGTACTTCTTCATGGACACTTCTGAGCTCATGCCGTAGAAGAGCTTGTATTGCTTGCCTCCTTTCTCAATGAGGTCTCCACCAGACTCCGTGTGCCCGGCCAGCATCCCGCCCAGCATGACAAAGTCCGCACCGGCGCCTGAACCAGAACAAAATCAGGAATGGCATTGACAGAGCTGTCAGGAAACTGAGGAACCACAGAGGGTTCTGCCTTCAACCTTGCAAGACATTTTAATAGAGAGCAATAAGGAAGATGAGGTTTTACCAAACGCCTTTGCCACATCCCCTGGGCAGCTGCAGCCTCCGTCCTGCAGGAAAGAGGATGGAAAGATCCAAATGGAAATGCATTATTTTATCTAGCAAGTGACATGTATATCCCATAGCTCAAACAtgaacaaactttggccctccaggtgttttggacttcaactcccaaaaatcccagccagtttaccagctgttaggagttgtgggagttgaagtccaaaacacctggagggaaagtCGAAGTTGGACCATGCCTGCAATATAAGCAGTGCTAAGTGTCAGCAACTGGGGTGACTTACCGAAATGATGTGCCCATTGAGGCCGTGAGCAGCATCAGCACACTCCATGACCGCACTCAGCTGAGGGTAGCCCACTCCAGTCTTCTTCCGTGTGGTGCAAACCGAGCCTGGAACGAGCAAAGTTGGGATTGAGTTCAAATGAGTGGGAAGGATGTGAGCTGTAAAGGTCCCAAAAAATTATCTGAAAACATTATATCAAATATTGATATGTCCCATTTCACGGAAAAAAATAGTCTTCAGGATTACTTGAGGCACAAGTGTCTTCTGTCAGATATattaaaattaactaggtattttaaatTACACAATTGTGAGTCAAGAattgaaagggttaaatagatACAATGtcccagcaaaagctgcagttcaatattagcaggtgtgcctgtagcttagttcgcctcagtgtgagagagccctcagtgtgagataaggcttcagtgtgagagagacctgggtgggagaaaggcctcagtgagagGAAGGACTCggtgtgaggtaggtctcagtgttagtaggcctcagtatgaaaaggccttgtgtgtgaagctccagtgtgaaggttgaactttatttgtgttatggaaaccttgttcgcctcagtgtgagagaggtgccagtctgagagagccctcagtgtgagggaaGGCCTCAGTGTTCATTCGCCTCAGTGTGacagaggcctcagtgggagaaagacctcagtgtgaggtaggcctcagtatgagaaggcctcatgtgtgaagctccagcaTCAAAGTTGAATTTTTttgtgtgttatggaaaccttattcatgtaaatagtgcaaccagattattttgctataaagaaaagcctcctacgaaagagataaaaaaatgtgagtcaagcactgaaagtgtTAAATAGATACAAATGACTGAGCAAAAACTGCAGTTCAATATTAGCAGGTGTGCCTCTAGCTTAGTttacctcagtgttagtttgcttcagtgtgagaggGGAGTCTGAGAGAACCGTCAGTgtaagagaaggcctcagtgagagaaggcctcagtgttagtttgcttcagtgtgagagaTGAATCaatctgagagaaccctcagtgtaaGAGAAGGCTTTagtgagagaatgcctcagtgttagttcacctcactgtgagagagacctcaatgggagaaaggcctcagtgtgaggtaggcctcagtgttagcaggcctcagtatgagaaggcctcgtgtgaagctccagtgtgaaggttgaactttatttgtgttatggaaaccttgttttatTAAAAAGTGCAACcaaattattttgctataaagaaaagctttctatggaagagataacattggtctgtatgtttttgttctttttatcaattGTGGCTACAAATGCTGGGTCATCCTGCTGCTaaattactctgctgtgcatttatgagagtCTTTTgataataagcccactcgcccaacatctTCCACTTGTCCTAATACCGTATACCTTTTCCTAATACTTTaaatagcaggaaaagagattccacctaaacattagcaaGAGCTTTCTGAAGGcaaggtggaagctccttctttggaggcttttaaacagaggcatggcagaagggggttgtactggatggaccctggagttctcttccaactctatgataagaGTTGCTCATTGTTGTTGCCTGCTTTACAATGTAGGACAATATTAAGACTtactggggctgagagtgtgtgactaaCCCAGAGTCACCttatgggtttctatggccaagcagagattcaaCCCTTGGCTTCCAGAaacatagtccaacactcagaccatTTCACGGGTTCTTTTTATCATTACCTGGTCCAATCCCCACTTTGATGATGTCGGCTCCTGACAAGACAAgctcctccaccatctccccagtcaCCACATTCCCGGCCTAAGGATAGCAAAAAGAAACAGGAGAAgtaaaattgtgggagttggaaatccaaaacacctgaagggcctaaaggttgcccatgcccgtgttgtatgtcagcctgttcagcctatgattgtgtctgatcatagaatcatagaatcaaagagttggaagagacctcatgggccatccagtccaaccaaccccctgccaagaagcaggaatgttgcattcaaatcacccctgacagatggccatccagccaggggtgatttgaatgcaacattccttcttcttggcagggggttggactggatggacatgatgttcatgataggaatggggatgatggtgagCCTGGATCTATTAGCAGTGGAGATGAGGGTTTGCCAGGGCCTGAGTTAAACTCAAGACGAGAGACatgagctgtctcaggaagattcacaaggtcacattcctgggagaagcccttcacagtctttctctgagcaactgtctgaagatgattagTCAGGTGCAGTagttaatgagagtgtagatagaaagcaaggcttttgtaaacagagatagAGTGCCCAGGCCCAAAGTAGATCAGTTCATTTACGAGAAAAGAGAATACTTAAAAGCAAAACCTTCATGAAATTCCagcgttgacccaactgaggcaactcctTCCCATGAATCAATGTAAGGCTTTTCCAGGTTCCAAAACCGAAAGTAatgcatttctcttgaccttactaccagataaaggtttcttttgaggtcaagagaaatgcattccttttggttttgggatctggaaaagctttacattgattcatgggaaagagttacctcagttgggtcaacgctGGAATTTCATGACAGTTTTGCTTttaagtgttcttagtttcatgtaccaagtttttgccaagctcctgatttgtgtattgggTTTTTCATGCTGCCTTCTTTCCTGGATTGTTGTTCCAATGGATCTAAtttttgccttgaagctcatggactatccCTTGTTTTTGGGAACtttactgttttgtttattttactgctttgcctacagatatctatataaataaaaatgcaatgttcatttgtgggattaaaatagctcaaaaaaccactggacgaattgacaccaaatttggacacaatacacctatcaggccaacgagtgaccatcactcataaaaacactgaaaaacacagtggaagagactttaaaagccaaaaaataaaaatacaatgcaatgcatgctcaaaaccacatatatacatatacacacaaatatatctacacatttatacacacacgtaacacacatacacagactgagccacagcaatgcatggcaggggacagctagttcttgTTGAtgttaccaagctggtgtggtgtttaaggtcagccTTGTGTATGACAGCCTGCTTGAGAGAGTGGGACGCAGTCAAGGAAGGTGGGCTTACCATGATGGTGTGATCCGGAAATCGCCTGCGCACGTCTCTCAAGAACTGGACGAAGTGTTCTGAGTAGCCGTTGGCCACATCCAGGCAGATGTAGCGCACCTGAGGCACGCTCTCC containing:
- the GMPR2 gene encoding GMP reductase 2; this translates as MPHIDNDIKLDFKDVLLRPKRSTLKSRSEVDLMRSFTFRNSKQTYTGIPIIAANMDTVGTFEMAKVLCKFSLFTAIHKHYSLDEWKEFAADNPDCLQNVAASSGTGSMDFELLEQILESVPQVRYICLDVANGYSEHFVQFLRDVRRRFPDHTIMAGNVVTGEMVEELVLSGADIIKVGIGPGSVCTTRKKTGVGYPQLSAVMECADAAHGLNGHIISDGGCSCPGDVAKAFGAGADFVMLGGMLAGHTESGGDLIEKGGKQYKLFYGMSSEVSMKKYAGGVAEYRASEGKVVEVPFKGDVEHTVRDVLGGIRSTCTYVGAAKLKELSRRTTFIRVTQQANPIFRDSDQP